One genomic segment of Streptomyces sp. RKND-216 includes these proteins:
- a CDS encoding (2Fe-2S)-binding protein, with protein sequence MLTDDVLGRTSAIGPYFAIGTGPRADAAGFLPLARLYADPVLLAEAVADVGRRMGTGDVRVSASTLHLGLASRLWSVALGTAALAGRVPDLSPERLWWRAVPSGPLALWLVDPVAAVPGDPADTLHEIVVEGHLAPLADEMRRVFRLSPQVLWGNAASALVGTLRVLHAQLPHPDFPPLTWARALLDREPLAGTGRLATRGGEVVAFRRRSCCLYYRVGGSTCGDCVLDRSTA encoded by the coding sequence GTGTTGACCGATGACGTGCTGGGACGGACCTCCGCGATCGGCCCCTACTTCGCCATCGGCACCGGGCCGCGGGCGGACGCCGCTGGCTTCCTGCCGCTCGCCCGGCTGTACGCCGATCCGGTGCTCCTGGCCGAAGCAGTGGCCGACGTGGGGCGGCGGATGGGCACCGGTGACGTCCGGGTCTCGGCCTCCACCCTGCATCTCGGGCTGGCGTCCCGGCTGTGGTCGGTCGCGCTGGGCACGGCCGCGCTCGCCGGCCGGGTGCCCGACCTGTCCCCCGAACGCCTCTGGTGGCGGGCCGTGCCCTCCGGGCCGCTCGCGCTGTGGCTTGTGGACCCGGTCGCCGCCGTCCCGGGCGACCCCGCCGACACGCTCCACGAAATCGTGGTGGAGGGCCACCTCGCGCCGCTCGCCGACGAGATGCGGCGCGTCTTCCGGCTCTCCCCCCAGGTCCTGTGGGGCAACGCGGCCTCGGCGCTCGTGGGCACGCTGCGCGTGCTCCACGCGCAGCTGCCGCACCCGGACTTCCCTCCGCTGACCTGGGCGCGGGCGCTGCTGGACCGCGAGCCGCTCGCCGGGACGGGCCGGCTCGCCACCCGCGGCGGCGAGGTGGTGGCGTTCCGCCGCCGCAGCTGCTGCCTGTACTACCGCGTCGGCGGAAGCACCTGCGGCGACTGCGTGCTCGACCGCTCCACCGCGTAA
- a CDS encoding peptidoglycan-binding protein encodes MRGRRRRRPVLTGALALLVALGVTTGSGAATASDASSAGKAPGQGVSWRAELGVRGGDDVGVRFADGALRLRAEGVRPASAGGEGAQGAAVLPVRDLGRAVHRVSVDLEARTPQGTRVAVDVRGRGAGGVWTEWREAAAGAPALLPRAASSVQARVTLFGVAGGGVSPVVEELRLSAEAVPASERAKERPRAAAAFSATVFATREGLVGHTTANGHVIQPNDHFVALPSRRGLSPKGSHEYSVRVCGPARCETAPVWDVGPWNTKDDYWNPSSVREMWKDLPQGKPEAQAAYQDNYNGGADEFGRQVANPAGIDLADGTFYNVGLNNNGWVTVTYLWTDGGGGTPQLSFPSYSTLRDGSSGPQVSAAQHLLNTNGFDAGAVDGAFGPNTESAVRAFQQSRSLSVDGVVGSKTWTALLSAGSKPVLRQGDSGAAVERLQRALTAALGRTVDADGAFGPNTDDAVRDYQSSRGLGVDGIVGSGTWGALQAGR; translated from the coding sequence ATGCGTGGGAGACGACGCAGACGTCCGGTCCTGACAGGCGCCCTGGCACTCCTGGTCGCCCTCGGCGTGACCACCGGTTCCGGAGCGGCCACCGCGTCCGACGCGAGCTCTGCGGGGAAGGCTCCGGGCCAGGGGGTCTCCTGGCGTGCGGAGTTGGGTGTGCGGGGCGGTGACGACGTGGGCGTGCGTTTCGCGGACGGTGCGTTGCGGTTGCGTGCGGAGGGGGTGCGTCCGGCGTCGGCCGGGGGTGAGGGCGCGCAGGGTGCGGCGGTGCTGCCCGTGCGCGACCTGGGCCGTGCGGTGCACCGGGTGTCGGTGGATCTGGAGGCGCGGACGCCGCAGGGCACGCGGGTCGCGGTCGATGTGCGCGGGCGCGGCGCGGGCGGCGTGTGGACGGAGTGGCGGGAGGCGGCGGCCGGTGCGCCGGCGCTGCTGCCGCGTGCGGCGTCCTCGGTGCAGGCGCGGGTGACCCTGTTCGGGGTGGCCGGCGGTGGGGTGAGCCCGGTGGTGGAGGAGTTGCGGCTGTCGGCGGAGGCGGTGCCGGCCTCGGAGCGGGCGAAGGAGCGGCCGCGGGCGGCTGCGGCGTTCTCCGCGACGGTGTTCGCGACCCGTGAGGGTCTGGTGGGGCACACCACGGCCAACGGTCATGTCATCCAGCCCAACGACCACTTCGTGGCGCTGCCCTCGCGGCGGGGTCTGTCGCCGAAGGGCAGCCACGAGTACTCGGTGCGGGTGTGCGGCCCGGCGCGCTGCGAGACGGCGCCGGTGTGGGACGTCGGCCCGTGGAACACCAAGGACGACTACTGGAACCCGTCCTCCGTGCGGGAGATGTGGAAGGACCTGCCCCAGGGCAAGCCCGAGGCGCAGGCCGCCTACCAGGACAACTACAACGGCGGCGCCGACGAGTTCGGCCGCCAGGTCGCCAACCCGGCGGGCATCGACCTCGCCGACGGCACCTTCTACAACGTCGGCCTCAACAACAACGGCTGGGTCACCGTCACCTACCTGTGGACCGACGGCGGCGGAGGCACCCCTCAGCTGAGCTTCCCCTCCTACAGCACCCTGCGCGACGGCTCCAGCGGCCCGCAGGTGAGCGCCGCCCAGCACCTGCTGAACACGAACGGATTCGACGCGGGCGCCGTCGACGGCGCCTTCGGGCCCAACACCGAGAGTGCCGTGCGGGCCTTCCAGCAGAGCCGGAGCCTGTCCGTCGACGGCGTGGTCGGCTCCAAGACCTGGACCGCGCTCCTCTCCGCAGGCAGCAAGCCCGTCCTGCGGCAGGGCGACAGTGGCGCGGCGGTGGAACGGCTGCAGCGCGCGCTGACGGCCGCGCTCGGACGCACCGTGGATGCCGACGGCGCCTTCGGGCCGAACACCGACGACGCGGTCCGCGACTACCAGAGCAGCCGCGGGCTCGGGGTCGACGGGATCGTCGGCAGCGGGACCTGGGGCGCCCTGCAAGCAGGCAGGTGA